In the genome of Devosia rhizoryzae, the window ATGGCACGGCCGAAGCGACCGCACTCAGCCAATGGGCGGGCGGGGCAGGGGTGCCCTTCATCAATGTCGGGGCGGAGAGCGACACGCTCCGGAACGAGCTTTGTGGACCGAGCACGTTCCACGTTGCGCCCAGTGCGGCGATGTATCTGGACGCGATGGCCGGATGGTATGTCCGCGCTGGGTTCCGGCGCTGGTATGTGGTTCAGGCAGACGATGCGGAAAGCGCGTCGCAGCATGAGCGGATGTTGTGGACGCTGGATCAGCGCTTTTTTGGCGCCGAGGAAGTCGGCAGTGCCGTGGTGGCGCCCGGCGCGGGACTTTCCGAAGACACCATTGCACAAATTCGTGACAGCAATGCGGATCTTGTGCTTCTTCTTACCGGTGCCAATGACCAGCTTGCTGCGGTTTCGGCGCTGAGCGCTGCGGGGCTGGAAGCCAATGTGGCTGGCTTTCCCTATGCGGAGACACAAACCCGGCAGTTCTTTGCGGCACTCGAGGGCGCGACGGAAAAGCTGGGATCGAACTTCCGCGCCACTGCATGGGAAGCGACGCTTGATGCCTATGGCGCGCGCGAGCTCAATGCGCGTTTTCGCGATCTGACCGGCGAGCCGATGGAGCCGAGTGCCTGGGCTGCCTACCAGGCCATCAAGCTTATCTATGAGGCGGCATTCTTTAGCGGCGGCAGCGATGTCGCCTCCGTTGTCGCCTATCTCAACGATCCGTCCAGCGTCTTTGACGTCTGGAAAGGGATCGGCACCAGTTTCCGCCCGTGGGATCGCCAGCTCAGGCAACCGGTTTATCTCGTCGAGATCAACAGCGCGGCCGAAGACGCTTTTAGCTCGGCATTCCTGGTGGGTGAGTTGCCAGCCATCTACATGCCGGGCACCGACCCGCTCGAGCGGCTCGACCAGCTGGGGGACCTGGCTGATCGCAGCACATGCCAGTGATTTTTTGACGCAAGAACATTTGAGGAGGATCAATGATCAGCAACAGATCGATTTGGAGCCTGGGGAGAACGGTTTCCGCTCTCGCCCTCTTGGCTGCGTTCACGACAATGCCTGCGCTTTCCCAGGAGGAGAACGAGCGCATCTATGTGGCGAATGAATATAATGCTGATATTTCGGTTATCGACAGTGCCACGGATGAACTGATCGCAACCATCCCGATTTCGGAACGTCCCGGCGAGGTGCGGCCCCGCGGCATGAATGTGAGCCCGGATGGCCGCATCATCTATATCTCGGTGAGCGACTTCAATCCGACGCTGGAAGCCAGCGAAGACAAGATTGTGGCCATCGACGTTTCCACCAATGAGGTCCTGAAAGAATTCCGCGCCGGCGGCAATCCGGAGCGGCTCGATATCACGCCCGATGGCACGCAAATCTGGGCATCGCTAGAGGCGACCGCCCAAGGCGCTGGCTACAACGTCGAAACCGGCAGGCAGATCGCAACCGTTCGCGTCGGGGTCGAAGCCGAAGGCGTCGCTATCAGCCCCGATGCCAAGTGGGTTTATGTGACAGCCGAGGCAACGCACACGGTCACCGTGATCGACCGGGAAGCGGGCAAGGCGCTCAAGCATATCATCGTTGGTAACCGGCCGCGCGTCGTCGAGTTCTCGCCCGACGGAACCAGAGCCTATGTCACCGCGGAAATCGGTGGCTCCGTTAGCGTGATCGATACGAGCACCCATACGGTGATCGACACGATCGATCTTGGTCTAGATTCCCGGCCGGT includes:
- a CDS encoding ABC transporter substrate-binding protein, which produces MISARWHACVLPVAMWALAMPVASQEPAQQAVRIGVILPQTIADPLQTAVIEAAAAGIAMAEEEFSFNAEMFGTEFAVTTIRSDDVVAAADQLVAEDHVLAVIGGYGTAEATALSQWAGGAGVPFINVGAESDTLRNELCGPSTFHVAPSAAMYLDAMAGWYVRAGFRRWYVVQADDAESASQHERMLWTLDQRFFGAEEVGSAVVAPGAGLSEDTIAQIRDSNADLVLLLTGANDQLAAVSALSAAGLEANVAGFPYAETQTRQFFAALEGATEKLGSNFRATAWEATLDAYGARELNARFRDLTGEPMEPSAWAAYQAIKLIYEAAFFSGGSDVASVVAYLNDPSSVFDVWKGIGTSFRPWDRQLRQPVYLVEINSAAEDAFSSAFLVGELPAIYMPGTDPLERLDQLGDLADRSTCQ
- a CDS encoding beta-propeller fold lactonase family protein — its product is MPALSQEENERIYVANEYNADISVIDSATDELIATIPISERPGEVRPRGMNVSPDGRIIYISVSDFNPTLEASEDKIVAIDVSTNEVLKEFRAGGNPERLDITPDGTQIWASLEATAQGAGYNVETGRQIATVRVGVEAEGVAISPDAKWVYVTAEATHTVTVIDREAGKALKHIIVGNRPRVVEFSPDGTRAYVTAEIGGSVSVIDTSTHTVIDTIDLGLDSRPVEIAVSPDGARLFVAGGGTSAVYVIDTATNTVTDTIREQMGRRPWGITINQAGTRVYTANGLSDSVSVIDTDCLCVIDNIAVGRGAHSVQVGRAPE